GTGGCTAGCGGGTACCAGGAATCATCCACCACAGAGAGTCAAGTTCTCCCCGGTCTGAGGCTTTGATGAGTTTTTCTTCGAGTTCAAGATTTTCTTTCCTTGTCTCCCTTTTCTTCGAACTAACTGCATCTAAACTGTTCAATGAAATgttaaaagaagaaaaaaagaaaggcCGCTTGATCTGGTGGCATAAGGATCTGAAAATCACTTGAAGAGCAAGAGATTAAGTACTAAAGATTTCAATTGGCTCACATGCTGCACCAATGGGGAACAAAGACCACCTTTTGTGTTACATATAGAGGTACAAGCTCAGCAAAAATAACCCCTCATGGTGTGATGTGACCGAACGCAGCCTGCCTCCCAAGTCCCCCTGAGGCCATGCCAACACTGGAAAGCCGGAGACCAAAATGGCCTCCACAAAATGGAACAACGACTAACCAATGTTGCTCCATGAAAATAAAGAGGAAGACCTCAGATGTGACTGAAGGTAGAAGGAAGGTAATGCCAATACACTAGTGGATAAAAAAAGACGGGCCAGTGAGTGGGTGCTCCTCAATAACGTCAATATGTCACGCTCAATGGATCACGTAGTGAGACACATAATCGTATGAAGGGTGCGAGACCTGCCGAGACACGAAATCAATCCGCCAACCACGCTTCATCCCCGGGGCCTCTGGCTCTTAGGCGCTGAATTATGACACGCTAGGCAGCCCGCATGGTTGTCCGCCATGTTGCCCACTCCGCTGgcctccactccttctcctgtGCAAACTCCTACCTTTAAGGATCCGATCAATTCCGCCACCCCCGCAGGGTTTTGACAAGGCACGGTCCAGCGTGGTGATTATGGTCGAGGGGACCGTGGTCGGTGATTAAGGCTGACCGGAGGATGGACGGGGATCAATGGAAGAGCGTCGGAGTGGCCGAGGAGCAGAAGACGGTCCAGTGTTTAATGGCCGTTGGGGGATagatggtgggggggggggcggaggattctaATTGAGCTAATTGCAGGGCAGGCTCCTGTTATGATATTAGAATGGATTTAATGTGCAAGACGTTACGGGGTAGAGGGATGAGGATCAATGAGCGGGACGGGATGGGACCAGAGGCTCTGGAGTGCAGGTTGACGTATTGAGACCTCTGAGGAGAACCATGGAGGAAAGCACAGGCAGGCAGTCACATGAAGGAGTGTGCGAGGCTGAGTGAGAGTCGAGGACGTATTCCCCGCCCGAAGGAAGAGAAAAATCCGGACTGATGTCAGACGTGCTCGGTAACAGTAAGTGCGCATAAGCAAGCGACTGACTGGATTGTCACGGCGTAGCCCGAACTGTCACGCGAATCTTCGATTGGCATCGATGCATAATATGTAGCCTATGCTGATGTCAGTGGACGATTTGATTGAAAGCGTTGACTTACTGGCACGTCTCAAGTCAACGGACCTCCGAGAGTGTAGTGCCTAATTCTAAGTACAAGCAGGCGTTCGTATCAGTGCGTGAGGCCATACTGGCGGAGGACTGAGAGAGATTTATGATGGAAATGATGCTAATTGCACCCAGCAGTGTGAGGCTGGAGCTGTCTCTAGTCTTCTCTTGCCCCCACGTCAGCTCTCCACGTATGAAACCGTTACGCACTGTGAAGGATCCAACCTCCACGGGTTGGAACGCTCGTTTACGTCACACAGGAATAAGAAAACACCTCTACGACTGACACAGGTCACACATCCCACCGCGGGTCTTTCTTCTCTCCCGACGCAGAGCCGCGTTTCTGCCAATCAGGACCCCGCGTGCGCTTGCAATAAATCCACGGGTCTTGACGGGCCTTGCAAATAAAGCAAACAGCCCCCCTGGTTCTGTCGTGATGCTTGATTTCCATCCGCCCACTGGAAAGTAGGCCCAGCCATCTATCACCCGCTGGATCTGCCTTCCTCTCAATCTCTCGGCACTCACCAGAAACGAGACCCAGCCTGATTGGGCTTAATGTCAAACACATGGTCCTGGTCGGCCGGCGCAACTTTCCCACCAGAGCTCTAGAAGAGACGCCCTCTCTGATCAAGAGAGGAACCAACCGAAAGTCAGGCGTTTTTAGACCACCGCTTTGGCAAGTGGTAAACAAAACAGGATTTTCTCAGGGATTTTGACGTGTGGTTTGGTTCGGGCCTAGGGATTTTCTTTGCCTTTGCGTATTGGTTAGCAATGGTGGTGGGGTGGTTACCGATGAATAGGAAAATAATTTATGTTTGGATGGATGGTGTTTGAAGGTATCAGTGTGTGCGTGTCTATTGTCTATAGCCCTGACTAAGGGTTCTTGATTGAACCTCCCagcgcccccccccctccctccccctttctttctctctctctctctctctctctcattcattcattcacagTGCGGAAGGCCTTTGGTGGGCTGTAGAAGCCTTTTAACCTGGAAGTGCTCTGATTGGACCAGGGGTCAGTCTCTAGGCCTCTAAAGCCACTCTGCCCCATCCGTCACTGTCACACCACTATTAGTGCTATTATCCTCAAAGTAACTCTGAGAATTACAGCACATGCAAAAAGCCCGCTGTCCGGACTCTGCAGTGACCTGCGCCACATGATATAAAGGGGGAAACTCCCATTGGTGACGTcactgaggagagagggaaaaaggacACTAAGATGCTTACACAGAGGCTAAAATGGCTGACACAGAGGCTAAGATGGCTGACATAAAACTTGACAGACTGGCTGACAGGATTTTGGCTGGGTGAATGGCATCTGGACAACTAAAGCACCCAAAACTATACTACTATTCCGACACCCTAAGAAATGTGTAGTAATGTGCTGTGTCTGGCATATTTGGGGTCAATCCTGTCTCAGTATCAATCAATTCAGCAGATTCATTTAAATTCTCTTCAGATTTATACCAAGGCCATACATTGCCATATTGTATTTTTTGATGACTGTGCTCATAACTATCACAATAATGCACCTTGGCCAACCGAACCACATCCCTTTATTTTCAACAAACCACCTCCATACATTTACAACCAAACCACCTCCATACATTTACAACCAAACCACCTCCATACATCTTCAACCAAAATACCTCCATATATTTTCAAACCGCATTAGTCTCATTGGAGAAAGAGAAAACACTGTCTTTGTAAGGGTTGCTGAGTAGCTGGAGCTTCTGCTCTCCGCATGGTTCCTCATGTCTGAGGCCTCTCCCTCTACTCGTATCTCAGGAAGAGACATTCACTGTTCACAGCCTGGCCAGGCCTGCGACACAGAATGCCAGAGCATTGTCCCATAACACCATGTGTCAGTCTTAGTTATGGCCAGAGCATGCTTCTCCCAGAAAACATCATTTCCCCCAGAAATCAGCCGCTGCATATTCATGAGGGGCGAACAAAACGGTGTCAGCGGAGAGGAAGAATCGGCACGGCGGGGGGCAGACCTGAGAGACAGAGCGTGGAACGTTCTCTAAACATTAGCCTTCAACCTGTCCATCAACGGTAGGCCTGTGGACTTGAAGCACAGCAGGTAGCCACAGACTCACTCATGCTGCACCCAGAGAAGCACAGGCAGCCAGGCACACACAGATAAGCTACGACCACAGGCACATATGCCCAGCACAATGAAACGAACAGACTCACATTTCATTGGTTCACAATCACACACTAGATAGAAATACAGGAAGAGAGTAACAAATGATTAGATACATCTATATTGGGTGGTGTTATGTCTATAAGCATGACTTCTTTCATTCATGTGTAACtcatgtgttactgtgtgtgtgtgtgtttctatttgTGTGTGTCTAGGCCTCAGCAGTGGTCACTGATtccatgtgaatgtgtgtttgtatacttgtatgtgtgtgtttgtgtgagaatgGATTACAGTTTGTATGAGAGTGCTTGTGTGTGTCCGGCTCTGTTCATCAGCAAAGTAATCATTTACAGCCCTACAGGGCTGCTGGGGGAAGGGGTTAAAGTTCAAACCTGATGCCCCCGTCTGGTCAATCAAAACCCACTCAATGCCAAAGTCCAGCCTCTCTTTTTATAGCCCCATTCATTCTATCAATCTGTAATGGGGGCCAGGccgggagggagggaaaaagtcCTGCTCCTTTTGGGTGGAGCCTTCGTTTTTCAATTATCTCCAGGGGCATGGGGCCACAGTTTCAATTTCACTCTGGAGGAGAGGTTCCGTGTGTAACCTTATCGCTGCCTGATAAACATGACGTTTTCCTTTGAACCCCTGGCCCCTCTAATATTGCTATAATCTGTGTTTGGCTCCTCGGCTGTCAATAGGGACACCCCTGGGTGGGGCAGTCAGACCTCTGAGCAGGGACCAGTCACCTGGCTTGACGGAGATAGGCTTCTAAAAAGAAGTGTGATTGCATGAGAAGGAGGGGGGATGAAGCAACAAGCTATGGCTGGGGTTGGGcttgtgtgttttctgtgttctcgctctctcttgctctcgctctctctatttttGTTCTCCATCGAAGACGGGAGGCAGAGTATAGAGTAGATTGCCTGCTGGTCCTCTGCAGGCGAACGCTCCTCAGAGAGAACGATAGACGTCGATGCATTATCAATATTCCTCCCTTTTCAGTGTCGGACCCACTTAAGTGTGACAAATATGCAGTGGATGAATCAATAGGTTATTCCTAGGGGGGAGCTGCCCTGTGCTATCTGTGACACAATGTCTAGGGAAAGGGACTGTTACATTTATGTAGCTCCTTTGTGTCTAGGTAGAGTGAAACTATGCACTTCTTGGATAGACTTATTCAATATCCATGTCATAGTTCAATGCCACACTTTATATAGGTTCTGACATTTTAGGTCACGATGAGATTAAGTTCTGCAAACATTTCATTAGAAGAGCACAAGGGGAACTATCAGGATATTAGGAATGAACAGGGCATTAATGAAAAGGCTATTGATTCATATTGCACATCAGGAGACAAGTTGTGGGACATATTGTTTACTTCAgtggttatgatggttattaGTCACTACCCCCTGGGCACAAACGTAATTCAACGTCTCGTTTGGATTtatatttggttgagttgtcaactaacatgaattAAATGTGAAATCACCAAAGAAATGCACCATGCCATTGGATTTGGgttcaaagttgggtgaaaaaaaggaCCAAAttcttacgttgatgactttttgcaaatccaatcagttttccacattgattcaacatcatcacattgcATTTGCTTTctttgaaatgacatggaaacaatggcgattcaaccagtttttgcccaatGGGTAGAAAACACCAAggaagggcctcccgggtggcgcagtggtctaaggcactgtgcctctagagattctgggttcgagtccaggctttGTTGctgccggccgtgaccgggagacccaggGGTGGTGCagaattggctcagcgtcgtccgggttaggagaggacttggccggcagggatgtccttgtcccattgcgcactggtgactcctgtggtgggctgggcgcagtgcacactgatgagacaagacagtaactaccaaTAGGATACCACAACatttgggagaaaaaggggtccaTAAAAAAGAAGAAAACACCAAGGATACATTGGCACCATGAAAATATTTCAATAAACCACACACAGTGTGCATCTGATCACAAGTGACAACCCAGGAAGTGGCTGATGTAGAACATTGTGGTGCCATTGTGTTTTGCTCTTTAAGGAGAGGAAGCATCTGTTTTTCAATTCAACTTTATCCCAGAAAGTGTCTATTTTTATAGCACCCATCAGATCAGAGGTACATAAAACACCTGAGTTCACAGAGTTCATATGAGAACCTACATTATgggtccaaacacacacacacacacacacacacacacacacacacacacacacacacacacacacacacacacacacacacacacacacacacacacacacacacacacacacacacacacacacacacacacacacacacacacacacacacacacacacacacacctctgatacCTGTTCCCTGAATCTGTTTCCTCTTTTGAAAGCTCATGTACTTGTGGATTACAGTTTTTTTTATGTGGTCCATTTTCACAACTCTTAGAAAAAAACTCAAAACAGATCATCACAAAGGCAGTTGTTACAAAATTCTAAGCACATTTTCAACTGACTAAGTGCAACACATCCAATCATGCAGTCACTTTTTCACCAAACTTTCATCTAGAAATCCACGTTTCACATTGCAATACATGTTCATATAAAGTAATTGCCTTTCACAATGCGATGGTCACATTACTTTTAATATGATTCTGTTCTCTTTTGTGAAAATACATTTTACTACTACTTAATCTGACTGCTCTTAATTGATGATCACTTAATAGTTTGGTAAAACCTATAGATTTTACATATCTACTATAGATTTtgagaactacagtacagtacataatgAAAATGTATTTCTGTGAAGTAGAAACATATCAAGTATAATACACTGAATGTACCACTATGATGATGACTATTATGATTTGACTACAAAGTAAGTAAACAAAAATCACATATTGACAAGACCAGAGATGTATTAtatgtaacaaatcaaatcaaagtttctTGGGCGCACACACAGATTAAAATCTTCACATGATGCCCTGCAAACAAATACTAGTCGTTAGGATGTCCCTGGAACATTACAAAATAGCACAGTGTTTCCCACTTACTTGACACACTTTGACATACattgtgtatgtttatttatacaagcattattattcaacatgtcctcacctgggattttAACTCACATACTCTTGGTTCACAGCATTCCAGTCTTCCTGCTATGCCATCATGTCTGTGTCAATGACTGATTTCACCTGTATTCCTACACTTTAGACTTCAAAGTAATTCTCAGCTTTGTATAATACACTCAAGACAAACTATTATATCtatcatagtgattcaggagtaaTACGCCCCTaaaacattagacaactatacagaaaatCCTTGAATTGCTAAGATAAGCCAATGAaatcaattattttattttatttacctttatttaaccaggtaggcaagttgagaacaagttctcatttacaattgcgacctggccaagataaagcaaagcagttcgacagatacaacgacacagagttacacatggagtaaaacaaacatacagtcaataatacagtataaacaagtctatatacaatgtgagcaaatcaggtgagaagggaggtaaaggcaaaaaaggccatggtggcaaagtaaatacaatatagcaagtaaaacactggaattgtagttttgcaatggaagaatgtgcaaagtagaaataaaaataatggggtgcaaaggtgcaaaataaataaataaataaaatacagttgggaaagaggtagttgtttggactaaattataggtgggctatgtacaggtgcagtaatctgaaagatgctctgacagttggtgcttaaagctagtgagggagataagtgtttccagtttcagagatttttgtagttcgttccagtcattggcagcagagaactggaaggagaggcggccaaagaaataattggttttgggggtgactagagagatatacctgctggagcgtgtgctacaggtgggagatgctatggtgaccagcgagctgagataaggggggactttacctagcagggtcttgtagatgacatggagccagtggatttggcgacgagtatgaagcgagggccagccaacgagagcatacaggtcgcaatggtgggtagtatatggggctttggtgacaaaacggattgcactgtgatagactgcatccaatttgttgagtagggtattggaggctattttgtaaatgacatcgccaaagtcgaggattggtaggatggtcagttttacatgggtatgtttggcagcatgagtgaaggatgctttgttgcgaaataggaagccaattctagatttaactttggattgtagatgtttgatatgggtctggaaggagagtttacagtctaaccagacacctaagtatttgtagttgtccacatattctaagtcagagccgtccagagtagtgatgttggacaggcgggtaggtgcaggtagcgatcggttgaagaaatGAATGAATAGAATGAATAGAGAATAGCCAGATTAACTGATAACTAAAACAGCAGTGCAGATGGCACTTTTTCCAAGTGCGGAGATGTATTATCGATAATGAATGTGTAGGGGACTTCAGAAAATGCTATAGACTTTGTAGCACAAAGATCAGCGTACCCCAAATCCAaagggcggcagggtggcctagtggttagagcgttggactagtaactgaaaggttgaaagttcaaatcaccgagctgacaaggtacaactctgtcgttctgcccctgaacaggcagtaaacccacttttcctaggccgtcattgaaaataagaatttgttcttaaatgacttgcctagttaaataaaggtcaaataaaatcatCATAGGTGGGGTCATATTGAATAGTCAGTGCTAAGTGATCAAGTCAAATGTAATCATATTCTCATTGATTAAAGATGTATTTTTTGTACACATTTTAGCTGACCAGTGTACCGCTTAACTTAAAATCCCCATACCATTGAATTACTTGACTTACAAGCAAACAAAAATGTGACATTTtcagtttcacatgtgaaataaatgttttCACATATTGAGCTGAAATGTTCATGTGAAAACAAAAGAGACACGTGAGGTCAGTTGTTCACATGTGAAACTACATGTTcacatgtattcaatatagaGTTCACACCAACTTTTCGCATGTGAGGAGGATAACATGTTTTCACGTCACGTGAATTGTAGATTCACATGTGAAATTTGCCATTTTACACGTGAAACCTAACTCTCACATGTCGAATTGCATTTTCACGTGTGAAAACGTATGTGCACTTTCACGTGAAcaattttcacatgtgaaaatctaACTCTCACGTGGAATTTTCAGTTTCAAATGTGGAAAAATGTCACATGAAAATCTAACTCTTACATGTGGAATTGCTTTTTTTGCATGAAAtggtttgaagaatctcaaatataaaatatattttgatttgttttaaacttttttgattactacatgattccatatgtgttattccatatttttgatgtcttcactattattatacaatgtagaaaatagtcaaaataaagaaaaactcttgtgtgtaggtgtgtccaaacttttgactggtactgtatatttttttaaatataggaGAAGGAAAGCCTTAAGATAAATACTCCACTTGTTTAAATAGAAAAATGTAGATATTTCTTGAGTAAAGCAGTAATATGTTGGATGAGTGTGTTGTGGGCAACTCgacccaccccctccctctactAGGGGGTAACTGCCCCCTGGGGGCTAGTTACCCCTttatggttatgaatgtgtttcTACCTGTCATTTAGACAATGACTAGCCCGGTAAGTGCTAGTTTATGCTAGCAACTTCACTATCCGTAAATGCTAGCCAGGTATCTAGTTAGCATAAACTGCTAGGAGTTACCCCGGTACTTTAAAAAAATGCGCCTTTTCTAAAAACTAAATTTAATGAAATAACAAAAAAAGTGTAAACTGTAGCCATTTATTTCCCTTTATAGTTTATTCGCCTAAGCATGATCTTCATCCACAAACCATTTTATTTCACAAACGTAGCTTTTTTTGTGTCAGCAATTAGACAGTGTTTTTTTAGAGAATTAAACATTGTTCTTAGGGAGGGCTTGTTACCCCCTAGTACCATATAGCATCGTGATGGAATTGAAATCCACATAGTGTACGTTATCTCTTCGAACACACCCTCCCATTCAAATAATTGTTAAATAATTAAACAATAAATGTACTTGAAAGTCATGAGCATGCCCAAAGCTATAACTGCTGCTTTCATCTTGAGCAGTCTTTGCCATGTCATGCCACGGTACATTAAACCGAAAAATAGCTTATTAAATCAAGTGTGTGGAATACAGTTCTACTAAATGAGCTACAATAAGTACAACCGTAACAAATATTGTTCCCCGCGCCACGGTTGCTGCGGGTGCCTACCCAGCATTGACGCGAAAGTCGGGGAGCCGAGCACAGTGTATTGACCAGCATGTTCAAGAAGCAGCCAGTGTTTCAGCGGGGGAAAAGGATaatgggagagagatgagaaggaaaACAATAGCAAAGCGCATTTTCGACCTCGAatatgaagaagaggaggaggaagacccTAAATATGAAGACTTTGGCATCACGACATCGCACAGCCAGCCTCCATGTGTACGTAAACGTTTATTGGTTATTTGTAGTCTGGTCTTTATATAGTAGCTGCCCATTCGGTGAGGAGCGAGTATTTGTCGCTCACGATTTATGTCGCTAATTACCCTACCCGGACTGTCTATTACAGCACAGACTGCAGAAGAGAAGAAAGCACACACACCCGGTGAAAGAGAACGTAGAAGAGAACCCACCATGCAACACCGCTCTCCAGAAGTTGAAAACGAGGGTTTGGCTCGACTATTATCATATAATATTTTTGGGACAAAGTTTGCTCTATTATCTGTCGGGGTTGGCACGCGTCTGCTCATTATGATGGCATCATATGGGCATCTTGACCGACCGTCATAAATCATATTTGTACGTTCGTAATATAGCAACTCACTTCCTCGCTTGAGGGTTTTACAACTTGGAAGCCACAAGGCTGTAGTAGTAGTGACACAGAGAGCATTCACCTCTCAGCGGTGTTTTGTCATAATGGCGCTAATATGAGAGAGAGGCATGGTGGGGGCAGCCATTGATCTCAATGAtggagcgaggaggagaggaggagaggggagcacaAACGTTTGGCAAGGGGAGGTGGTGAAAAGAACGCCAAGCCAAGCCAGCAACAAGTAACATGTTGCTGCTACTCCTAAATAAAAGAAGGATTCTGAATCATAGCTTTACAATGAAACTCTATTTATTTTTTGGCAAGACATAAGAATTTATGAAGAGAGATGTTCTGATGTTTCAATCTAGCTATGATTTTGACCATAGCTGACAATACATTATATAACAAATCAAATTAAAAAACACTGACTGACCCACAATTCCATATAAGTGAGACAAATTGTATGATTCATTTCTTATCTCCAAGCAGGTACTAGTGTCAGACAACCCCAGTGTGGAACGCATCGAGGATGGCGACTTCATGGCAGAGGTACTCTGGATGACGGCAGTGTGCgagtgcgtgagtgcgtgtgtgtgagtgattgctTGTGGTTTAGACCTTCTATGTATGACTTTTTGACTTCTTAATTTCTCTCAAGGGTCCCGGAGGCCTACAGTCACGCTCGAAGGCTGACCTGGTTGCCATGGTGCTGAGCATGCAGCGAGAGATGGACAACCTGAGGGAGCAAATCAGATGCCTCACAGGTGAGGGCCAGCAAGAGAAGTAGGaggaagttgcccctagacactgatctgagTTCATTTTTATATTTTCCCTGCTAATGATTAAGGTCAGGAGTCAGGGAGGAAATGCtgttcctagatctgtgcctaagaACAACCCAGGATGCTTTAATCTCTTGGATTTTTGTGGGATTCATACTAATGACTGCCATACTATACTATGGTATGCTAGCGTGTGGAAAGTTGGCACGTAACCTGGAGGCCCTGATCGAGAGGACGGAGGTGTGGTCGAGCAGCACGGACCGGAGAACTACATCTCCCAGCATGCCTGAGATCCTGGTGAGGAGTGGTGCCATGACAACGTCGGCCCTGCTGGCCTCTCCAGGGGTGCTGAACGGGTGCTGGGCGGCCAAACTAgagcccccccacccccaccagaATGGATACCCTCCGGGGTCTCATGAGGGGGGTTCCCAGATCAACGGACCACCCCTCTATCAGGAGGTGACGAACCCTTTAAATGTCTTTGATTTCAAAAATATATAGCATATGTTTTCAGGAGAGGTTAAAAACTGTACTAGGAGTCCTTTTTGATGTCATGCAATATGCAAAATGATATCTATTCTTTGAAGTTGACTGAATAGGCCTTTGGTCTTTGTCTTATAGCAGAATGCTAATATACAGCCGGGTCCATAATGTTTGGcatccttgataaagatgagccaAATAGActgtatgaaataaataatacaaatactgagttATATTGTATCCCAAAAAATTGGGACATgtccagagactgagatggccattgcgaAATGTTGATCTTGcagtcaattaaccatttctttgtgaaTTTCGATTAGTGCtg
The sequence above is a segment of the Oncorhynchus gorbuscha isolate QuinsamMale2020 ecotype Even-year linkage group LG16, OgorEven_v1.0, whole genome shotgun sequence genome. Coding sequences within it:
- the LOC124000585 gene encoding uncharacterized protein LOC124000585 isoform X2; the protein is MRRKTIAKRIFDLEYEEEEEEDPKYEDFGITTSHSQPPCHRLQKRRKHTHPVKENVEENPPCNTALQKLKTRVLVSDNPSVERIEDGDFMAEGPGGLQSRSKADLVAMVLSMQREMDNLREQIRCLTACGKLARNLEALIERTEVWSSSTDRRTTSPSMPEILVRSGAMTTSALLASPGVLNGCWAAKLEPPHPHQNGYPPGSHEGGSQINGPPLYQEFITAELLDHCNTGTTAQKLTNDLLRGLYERDCLASHSISGIVNNKRGQPKPALPADEIQAILRAVQHYFPGKTDSEIKGYIRQKLQNEAKRLRKKPHLAVKVEPEAGSEGAESTFYI
- the LOC124000585 gene encoding uncharacterized protein LOC124000585 isoform X1 is translated as MRRKTIAKRIFDLEYEEEEEEDPKYEDFGITTSHSQPPCHRLQKRRKHTHPVKENVEENPPCNTALQKLKTRQVLVSDNPSVERIEDGDFMAEGPGGLQSRSKADLVAMVLSMQREMDNLREQIRCLTACGKLARNLEALIERTEVWSSSTDRRTTSPSMPEILVRSGAMTTSALLASPGVLNGCWAAKLEPPHPHQNGYPPGSHEGGSQINGPPLYQEFITAELLDHCNTGTTAQKLTNDLLRGLYERDCLASHSISGIVNNKRGQPKPALPADEIQAILRAVQHYFPGKTDSEIKGYIRQKLQNEAKRLRKKPHLAVKVEPEAGSEGAESTFYI